A genome region from Bradyrhizobium sp. WSM1417 includes the following:
- the pqqA gene encoding pyrroloquinoline quinone precursor peptide PqqA: MAWKAPKIVEVPVGMEINMYACALRK; the protein is encoded by the coding sequence ATGGCCTGGAAAGCTCCGAAGATCGTGGAAGTGCCGGTCGGCATGGAAATCAACATGTACGCCTGCGCTCTGCGCAAGTAA
- a CDS encoding EF-hand domain-containing protein, with translation MISRRSVALALTIALMSGPAWSASGNAVKTFDADNDGTLDLAEVKKAAAALFAKLDPDHDGTLDARELRGRLTAKELAAADPDRDGTLTLDEYLSVVEQRFNAANPDKDGTLDAKEMNSRAGRALLRLLQ, from the coding sequence ATGATATCGCGTCGCTCTGTTGCACTTGCGCTCACGATTGCGCTGATGTCCGGTCCGGCATGGTCGGCCTCCGGCAATGCGGTCAAGACGTTCGATGCCGACAATGACGGCACACTCGACCTAGCCGAGGTGAAGAAGGCGGCGGCCGCGTTGTTCGCCAAGCTCGATCCCGATCACGACGGCACGCTCGACGCCCGCGAATTGCGCGGACGGTTAACGGCGAAAGAACTCGCCGCCGCCGATCCCGATCGCGACGGGACTCTCACGCTCGACGAATACCTCTCGGTGGTGGAGCAGCGCTTCAACGCGGCGAATCCCGACAAGGATGGAACGCTGGATGCCAAGGAGATGAACTCGCGTGCCGGCCGCGCGCTGCTGCGCTTGTTGCAGTGA